From the Anguilla rostrata isolate EN2019 chromosome 12, ASM1855537v3, whole genome shotgun sequence genome, the window ACCAGTTTTCGTCTCTTGAGCTACACCAGggttcagaatgttttttttccaccacagGTCACCATTGTTTCTGCTTAATACATTATGTGGTCCGTTAGTGCCTGTTGCATCTGAACACTGGCCTCTCCCACCTTTTTCCTGTTTCCCTAGGCAACAAAGGCGCTGTGGGCGTCTCCTTTATGTTCAACGGCACGTCGTTTGGGTTTGTCAACTGTCACCTCACATCAGGGAACGAGAAGATTGGCAGGTAGCTACTCATCCTGTCTAACCTTGACCTGGTGTATAGAGCAGGGGTTCCCAACCCTTGAACTGAAGGGCCGGTTTCTGTTGCCACCCATTCTGTCCCTCAAATTGAAGTGGTTGATTACTCAGTTCATTCGTCTTGCCCGGTTTCCTGGGActgaattggctgctgattttaaggtgaaacaaAAACTCACtggccctgtggctctccaggactagggTTGGGAACCGCTGATATCGATACGCAACGCAGCGCTCGTACGCACAGACAGCGTAAAGCGTACAGAGATGATGCGAGGTGCTCTACCCCTACCCCGCCCCACACTCATGTACCCCCACAGGCGGAATCAGAACTACCTGGACATCCTGCGACTGCTCTCTCTGGGAGACAAGCAGCTGAGCTCCTTCGACATCTCCCTGCGATTCACGCACCTCTTCTGGTTTGGAGACCTCAACTACCGGCTGGACATGGACATCCAGGTGCTCCTCGGTCCCCTGCTGAACATCAGTTCATGTGTGCTGGAGAAGGCAGCTGATTGGTCAACGATTGCACTAATTGTGTGATTATGCCCATGCTGTATAATGGTGTGTGCAGTGGACAATTAGAGCAAAATCCTAATTGGAAACTCAGTAGCCTGACTTTTTCATTAGGGaaaatttgaatgatttttgtgTCAGCCTAAATGAACGTGTTATATCTACCAAACACGCAAACTGGTGAAACTACAGTGCTGTTTTGCGTTCTGTTAGAACATTTCCCTGAACCCTGTAATGCACGCATCCTTGGTACAGTTTGCTGGCATCTCTAATTGGCTCGTGAACGCTCAGAGAGTGTTCCAGACTGCATGTGTCCAGTCTTGTATTCTCCTGATCACTTCTGGCTGTTGTAATGTATTGAGTCTTTGATTTGATGTCATGGAGCATAACACAAtttctctctgctgcccccatCCCGGTTCAGTTCTGctaacgctctctctctctctgtctcgctttctctctcactcccctactcactcacactctccctctctttttctccctttcacAGGAAATCTTGAACTACATCAACAGGAAAGAGTTTGAGCCACTGCTCAAAGTGGATCAGCTCAATCTGGAAAGGGAGAAGAACAAGGTCTTCCTCCGTTTTGGTGCGTCCACTTGATAACCCCCACGAATGTAGTTTTATTATGCGCATGAATGCAGGCCCACTTAAACTCGCTGTGAACATGTTAATGAATTATTTGCATGTGAAGACGTTTCCCACACTGTACTTATGAAGGTTTTTCCAGGGCttgtgtgtcagtctgttgTTCACATGGCTTGCTTCGTTGCTTTTTCTAAGTGCGTTATCTAACACTTGGTGAGAGTTTTCCTCTCTGCGATTGTTTAGCTGAAGAGGAAATCTCCTATCCCCCCACCTATCGCTATGAGAGAGGGTCCAGGGACACGTACGTGTGGCAGAAACAGAAGCCGACGGGGGTAGGTTTGGATTTTGTGTCTGACAAACATCGAAATGATGTGAATTGCTCATAATGTGCTAGCAGTTGTCCTTGGTTTTCCCTTTGACTGAATATTCTCTTTCACTGAGTTGTGAAATTAGCTTTGCCAGTTGGGAGAGAGAATTTTCTATGTTGCAAATGCAGAGCTGAGTATGAAGTGGCTCGATAAATATGTTCTCTCACCACTAATGTCTCTACTCTCTCAGATGCGGACCAACGTTCCTTCTTGGTGCGACCGCATTTTGTGGAAGTCTTACCCAGAGACGCACATTGTCTGCAACTCCTATGGTATGAATGTTCTTTCTGTGAAAACGTTTGGATTTGTAGTTGATCAGAGATTTAGAAAATGCCAGTGCATTTAGACATTTTACCATCCAAAAAGATAACCACGAGGAGCTATTAGGTGAGTCCTTATAATACACTAGCGTAGTGATGTGAACCAAGGTCTGGTGGCATCTTCCTGCTGCTGATATTATAGCATACCAAGTTAAGAGAGAATTTTATATCATGTGTACAAATTGGTTAGAAATTGTGATTGCAGTTGTGCTTGTTTTTCCTTGCTTCAGGCTGTACTGATGACATAATCACCAGTGACCACTCTCCCGTGTTTGCGACGTTCGAAGTCGGAGTGACGTCTCAGTTCGTCTCCAAAAAAGGTTTGAcaccaaaaaagggaaaactctTCACCCTTTTCATTTGGTCACCTGATCTCTTTTCATACTTGGGGCCAAACTTGATTGGGGAAACCTTAGCGACTATAcacagttttcatttaaatatgagCCACCTCTGCTGTacattaattgcattaattCATGTTGAGATCTTTGCCTCTACATATATAAAATCTAATCTGGAAAGCAGCTGCTTTCAGGTCATAGGTGTTTGTTTCTCTGGACTTCTGGTCCTCACTGCTGTTGGAATCCTCCAAGTGTATACTATCTGGTCTAACTCCTTTCTCTTCCTGTCTATCTTGTGTGCCAGGGCTGCCCAAGTCTTCAGAGCAGGCCTACATTGAGTTTGAGAGCATTGAAGCCATTGTGAAGACTGCCAGCAGGACCAAGTTCTTCATCGAGTTCTACTCCACCTGCCTGGAAGGTGTGTGCTGTAAGGAGGGAGGAGTCCCAGTCTAATTGGGACTTAACTGAATCCTTATTGgttgtgtggagggggggggggctctgtggagaggaacaggTGGGGTGGGATGGTGGGAGAGGGCAGAGATTCACGGCACATCGTcctgtgatttgtttttaaaccgTCCTGTCTACCTAACACCCCCGCAGAATTCAAGAAGAGCTATGAGAATGACAGCCAGAGCAGCGACAACATCAACTTCCTGCGAGTGGGTTGGTCGTCGAAGCAGCTGACCACACTGAAGCCCATCCTATCAGAGATTGAGTACCTGCAGGACCAGCACCTGCTCCTTACTGTCAAGTCTCTGGATGGATACGAGTCCTATGGTAAAGTGGGCGCCCCTGTGTGAAAGGTTGTGTTTAGCGCCTCCTGGTGGCCAGGCCATAGCACGGCACCATCCTCCTCTTATCTTTGAATTGCAAATACACATGCCCAAAGCTGGTCTCATGGTTGATAAGCAAActtttaaataacacatttttaaaaagccagtaTGTTTAACCACTTTACAAATTTACAATTCTATACTAACCCAGTTTGACAGGTTAATCTTGACACAACTTTTCTGCAAACgagcgtgtgcgcatgtgtgtgtgcgcgagcgtgtgtgtgatgcctGGATGATGTGCTAAGGAAGGATCTCGTCCTCCAGGGGAGTGTGTCCTGGCCCTGAAGTCGATGATTGGCAGCACGGCACAGCAGTTCCACACCTACCTGTCTCACCGGGGGGAGGAGACGGGCAACATCCGCGGGTCCATGAGGGTCCGCGTGCCGTCTGAGAGGATGGGGACCCGGGAGCGACTCtacggtgcgtgtgtgtgtgtgtgtgtgtgtgtgtgtgtgtgtgtgtgcgcatgtatacGAGTGTGTATGAGCAGTGTTAGCTAAGCTGCACTGTTGTTGTACTGATTTCTTTTGTCTGATGTACAACTGTAAGTATGGAATCAGTGTTGTTCTGGCTCCACCCTGTGGCTGACATTTTATTCTGCATTGTGATTGGTCCCGCAGAGTGGATCAGTGTGGACAAAGATGAAACTGGAGGCCCGAAGGGTCGAGCGACACTGCCTTTGCGAACGGGTCATGAATATGTCAAGTGGGTACCTCTGACTCTCAGCCCAACCTTTAACTGAGCACTGCTGGCCAAGATTAGCACACACTTTCCATGTCCATAAGTCACTTATAGCCCTCGTGAGTGAGAATTCTGCCATGTGAAAGGATGGGCTATGGGGAATGGACTATGGGGTAAACTGAGAGTAAATGTGAAGGTAAGGGGTGCTAGGAGACCATCTGTGAGCCGCAGTGGGACGAAACGCGGTGTAACTCTGGCCTGCTGCGCTCATCCCTGTCCAGACCCACCATGTCCCGCAAGAATGCGCCGGCGGACCTGGGGAAGGTGTCCGAGGAAGGCGAAAAGAACTCCTCCCACACCACGGCGGGACGTCCCAGCTTTCCCCTGCCCAGCACCCCCAAGGAGGAGGGCACGCAGGCCAGGTACGTGTGCAGGTCAGGCCGCGGTCTGGAGCGGCCACGTTTGTGGGCAGAGCCGCGCTCCCTGCGGCACCACGCTCATTTCTCAAGTTTGTATTTCAGGGCGAAGCAGGACTCTGTGGAAGGGGATCCCTCCAGCTGCAAGAACAGCTACAACAACCCGGCCTACTACATCCTGGAGGGCGTGCCCAACCAGTCGGCCGCCCTGGCCTCTGAGCTGCTGCCCGGCTCCGCCCTCCCGCCCGTGGCGACCAAAGGACCCGCCGCGAGCAAGAGCAAGCCGCCGACGGGCAGCTCGGCCCAGCAGCGCAGGCAGACGGCCGgacgccccgcccgccccgccagCGAGGAGGGGTCCTCGGAGGACGACGGGAGCCCCGGGCCGCACAGCGCCACGCTGAACCGGCCCCCGCCGGacttcccgccccccccgctccccaagATGGAGATGACGGAGAACCCCTTCTACGCCACCAGCAAGGACGTCAAGTCTCGGGGTGTCTACCCGGACCTGGCTGACATAAAGATCCCGGCCAAGCCCCCGGACTCTGCCGGGGCCCTCCCTCCGGCctcgggcggggcggggggggcgggaaggACGGGCGGGACGGGCAGGGCCTTCTGCCTGGAGCCGCCTCCCGCCCTAAACACCGCCCCCTTCAGGAGAGCGGGGGGCGGGTCCGGCCTGGACGACCAGTCCTGCTCGGTGCTGCAGATGGCCCGGACTCTGAGCGAGGTGGAGTACCAGCCGGGGCGGGACAGAAACCCCCCCGTCCCGCACAAGGCCATGGGCGCCCCCCACCTGCGAGGGCTGGGACTGCCGGAGACCTGCCGCACCTTCCCTCCACGCTCCATACAGGAGAGCATTGCAGAAGACCTGccggaggaggtgaggaggccTGTCAGTCCATCAGCACACACTCTGTGCTGACTCTGcgtcctgctgtgtgtctgaggccactgcagccctgtgcttcccagccctgtgcctgcagatctaccgtcctgtagggtttcatttcaaccctaagtTAGCACACCCGATTTTACTCATTTGTAGCTGAACAAGATCTTTAGTACCTTTCTAGTACCCTCCTTGGTTAAGCCAGCGTATTGGCAGGCTACATTATATTTGCTAGCCAACTGGCTACCAAGCAGTATTAGCagggaaaaaacagaacatgtaCGGAAGTAAACTTGCAGATCCGGGTCTTGTGTGAACCGCAAGAACCTGGTTCTTACTCGCGTGGCGCGAATGGATCAAACACGGGTTGAACCCGTGTTCAGTATCCGGCTTCAACCCTGGGTTTTGTGTGAGAAAGCGGTACAGCTGCTGaaagaggtgtgctttgttagggttggagtgaaagcctacaggacggtggatctccaggaacagggttgggcaggaGTGCTGTGGCCTGTGCTCAGTTGTTTGCGGCTGACCCGTGTCTCTGTACCGTCCCCAGGGAATATGGCAgggcggcagcagcagctccagcctCTCGGTGGAGTCCAGCGTGGGGGAGTGGCTCCAGAGGCTGGGTCTGGAGCGCTACGAGGAGGGGCTGCTGCACAACGGCTGGGACGACCTGGAGTTCCTCAGGTCAGCCCCGTGGCTCCGCCCACCGCAATAAGCGCTTCGTCTGTAAGAGCTCGGCTCAACCACGGCTATATAAAGGAGAACTGTGTCACAACGGATTCTTCGGCTTATGTCGAAGATCTTTACTGCACAATAATATTTAACAGCTCCAGCGTTGCTGTTTTTAGGCTAGGCTGTTATGAGCTTAGCCAGGACACCAATATGAAGGAAAGCAAATACAAAGGGGGTTCAACTGAGACGAATGAGGGCTCGGAGGGTCCCTGAgtgagggggggttgggttcTCTGTGgatgcccctccccttcccttcatCTGTCCTTCTTTTtccacagtgacatcacagaggaaGACCTAGAGGAGGCGGGAGTTCTGGATCCCGCCCACAAAAAGATCCTGCTGGAGAGcctgaagcagcagcagcaacagcagcaacaaaagTGAGCCGAGCCAAGCCGAGCTGGTCCAATCCACGCCTCACAAGAATTgcactgtagtttttttttcatcgttttgtttttctcaaggACATTTTGTCTGTCAGACCCTTTTTTAAGTTCATCGTccattattgttataattatcgtcattatttaataaaaacatttcatggcAGCACCTCTGCCACGGCACCCCTCTCTGACAGACAACGGACACCTTTCTGTTCCCACGGCTTggcaacaggaagtgacatcatcaggctGCGCCTCAGAGAACGGTCTCCATATGTAGCCTGCATTACATTCCTCGCCTTACCTTGGGCAGGAGATTCACTCCTTTATTCTAacttcactttatttttatttctattttttaacattatatTGCATGTATTATGTTGCAAAGGTAAAGGGAATGGTTTAAACCAAATCCGCACTGACTGACTGCTCACAGACCGCGAGCCTGACATTGAGTGTACATTCGTCTGTTCGTCCAGGTGTTTGAGAGAATTGAAGACTCGTACCTGCTTCGTCGAGTGTGTTATGACTGAaattgtatattatattttcagttcagttcttcTTTCGGTGATTGTTCAAGTTTCATACCCCAGTTCACTTCTTCTGCTTCTGCAAGGCTAGAGAAAGAAGAGTTCTTGGAAATTGAAAGCTACCTTGTCCCAGTGTCAGTTTCAATTCATTTGTAGAAAACATGCTTTTCTACTGAAGTCACCATTTCCTGTCCATTTGCTGTTCAGCCTCAAGCACAGGTCAGTCTGTGAAGCACCAGTTTTATGTTTGTGCATCTCACCACCAGGTGGTGCTATTGATTTGAATAATCAGCCAGCGCGACGAACTCGTTCTCCACAGTACTGTTAAAATGTGACTTTTGATGCACGTGAATTTACAGAGGGAGACACTTCAAACATGCAATATTACAGTACAAGaaagaattcattttttcatcctAACAATGATAGACGCATATATAGTTTCAGACCGACCTCCTATTTTGCTGGTTGACTGCCAGGTAGAATaggtgtgtgcatatttttccGAGACGTTAGTTACAATCACCAGCGAGTCAATCCAGAGCAGCTTCAGTCATCTTTTCTGATCACGTGATCAGAAAAGAGACGATAGAAGAGAATGTGTTGCTATGTTGCACGAGCGCACGCCTTTAACGGTAAATCGCGGAAGAAAGCTAACTGACGTGTGGTAGTCGGCACCTCCTCATTCAGGCTCTTTCTAAAAGACCTGCTCCAAAAGCTGAACTTTGCCAGCCATCACCTCCGGGACTGTGTCCTGTGGCAGCCATCTCTCTGGCCTGGTCTGCTCGCGCAGGCCAGGGATTTGCACAAGGAGGACGGCAGCAGCTGTGAGCAGCTGTGTGGGGCCCTGGGTCATGGAGCTGTAATGCAGCCTTTCTGACttgatgtactgtacatgccTGGTGCCCTCTGCACTCCTCCTAAGGTGACACTCCTTCcttgtgtgctgtgttgggacacacacacacaaacactcacacacacgcacgcacgcacgcacgcacgcgtacacacacccCATGTGCCTTCAATGGAATGAGCTGGCCAGGCAGTACCTCTCACTAATTCGTCTGCTGATCAGGGGTGTTAGGACTGCCTTGCAG encodes:
- the inppl1a gene encoding phosphatidylinositol 3,4,5-trisphosphate 5-phosphatase 2A isoform X2, whose translation is MAGGGVSPLGGAPPLWYHRDLSRAAAEELLARAGRDGSFLVRDSESVSGAYALCVLFQKHVHTYRILPDEEGFLAVQTSQGVQPKRFKKLPELIQLYLQPSQGLVTTLLYPVEREESPDDRDYSDGEDDKPPLPPRTASTGSPPGSACSALVSFGQESSTDSPAANGLSTISHEYLKGSYALDLEAVKQGGTSLPHLNKTLVSCCKRLHGEVDKVLAGLEILSKVFDQQSAVMVSRMIPQSANQGGDQELEHLVTKLAILKDLLSSIEKKALKAVQDMSSTSPSIPPQLSMRHSKAIPVQAFEVKLDVYLADLTKIGKSQKHTLSVDVEGGKLVVMKKLNAQEDWNTFTHDKIRQLIKSQRVPNKLGIVFEKEKEKDKSQRKDFIFASAKKREAFCQLLQLMKNKHSQQDEPDMISVFIGTWNMGSVPSPKAMSSWILSRGLGKTLDETTVTIPHDIYVFGTQENSVCDKEWVEVLRAALKDCTELDFKPVATQTLWNIKIAVLVKPEHENRISHVGMSSVKTGIANTLGNKGAVGVSFMFNGTSFGFVNCHLTSGNEKIGRRNQNYLDILRLLSLGDKQLSSFDISLRFTHLFWFGDLNYRLDMDIQEILNYINRKEFEPLLKVDQLNLEREKNKVFLRFAEEEISYPPTYRYERGSRDTYVWQKQKPTGMRTNVPSWCDRILWKSYPETHIVCNSYGCTDDIITSDHSPVFATFEVGVTSQFVSKKGLPKSSEQAYIEFESIEAIVKTASRTKFFIEFYSTCLEEFKKSYENDSQSSDNINFLRVGWSSKQLTTLKPILSEIEYLQDQHLLLTVKSLDGYESYGECVLALKSMIGSTAQQFHTYLSHRGEETGNIRGSMRVRVPSERMGTRERLYEWISVDKDETGGPKGRATLPLRTGHEYVKPTMSRKNAPADLGKVSEEGEKNSSHTTAGRPSFPLPSTPKEEGTQARAKQDSVEGDPSSCKNSYNNPAYYILEGVPNQSAALASELLPGSALPPVATKGPAASKSKPPTGSSAQQRRQTAGRPARPASEEGSSEDDGSPGPHSATLNRPPPDFPPPPLPKMEMTENPFYATSKDVKSRGVYPDLADIKIPAKPPDSAGALPPASGGAGGAGRTGGTGRAFCLEPPPALNTAPFRRAGGGSGLDDQSCSVLQMARTLSEVEYQPGRDRNPPVPHKAMGAPHLRGLGLPETCRTFPPRSIQESIAEDLPEEGIWQGGSSSSSLSVESSVGEWLQRLGLERYEEGLLHNGWDDLEFLSDITEEDLEEAGVLDPAHKKILLESLKQQQQQQQQK
- the inppl1a gene encoding phosphatidylinositol 3,4,5-trisphosphate 5-phosphatase 2A isoform X1; amino-acid sequence: MAGGGVSPLGGAPPLWYHRDLSRAAAEELLARAGRDGSFLVRDSESVSGAYALCVLFQKHVHTYRILPDEEGFLAVQTSQGVQPKRFKKLPELIQLYLQPSQGLVTTLLYPVEREESPDDRDYSDGEDDKPPLPPRTASTGSPPGSACSALVSFGQESSTDSSPAANGLSTISHEYLKGSYALDLEAVKQGGTSLPHLNKTLVSCCKRLHGEVDKVLAGLEILSKVFDQQSAVMVSRMIPQSANQGGDQELEHLVTKLAILKDLLSSIEKKALKAVQDMSSTSPSIPPQLSMRHSKAIPVQAFEVKLDVYLADLTKIGKSQKHTLSVDVEGGKLVVMKKLNAQEDWNTFTHDKIRQLIKSQRVPNKLGIVFEKEKEKDKSQRKDFIFASAKKREAFCQLLQLMKNKHSQQDEPDMISVFIGTWNMGSVPSPKAMSSWILSRGLGKTLDETTVTIPHDIYVFGTQENSVCDKEWVEVLRAALKDCTELDFKPVATQTLWNIKIAVLVKPEHENRISHVGMSSVKTGIANTLGNKGAVGVSFMFNGTSFGFVNCHLTSGNEKIGRRNQNYLDILRLLSLGDKQLSSFDISLRFTHLFWFGDLNYRLDMDIQEILNYINRKEFEPLLKVDQLNLEREKNKVFLRFAEEEISYPPTYRYERGSRDTYVWQKQKPTGMRTNVPSWCDRILWKSYPETHIVCNSYGCTDDIITSDHSPVFATFEVGVTSQFVSKKGLPKSSEQAYIEFESIEAIVKTASRTKFFIEFYSTCLEEFKKSYENDSQSSDNINFLRVGWSSKQLTTLKPILSEIEYLQDQHLLLTVKSLDGYESYGECVLALKSMIGSTAQQFHTYLSHRGEETGNIRGSMRVRVPSERMGTRERLYEWISVDKDETGGPKGRATLPLRTGHEYVKPTMSRKNAPADLGKVSEEGEKNSSHTTAGRPSFPLPSTPKEEGTQARAKQDSVEGDPSSCKNSYNNPAYYILEGVPNQSAALASELLPGSALPPVATKGPAASKSKPPTGSSAQQRRQTAGRPARPASEEGSSEDDGSPGPHSATLNRPPPDFPPPPLPKMEMTENPFYATSKDVKSRGVYPDLADIKIPAKPPDSAGALPPASGGAGGAGRTGGTGRAFCLEPPPALNTAPFRRAGGGSGLDDQSCSVLQMARTLSEVEYQPGRDRNPPVPHKAMGAPHLRGLGLPETCRTFPPRSIQESIAEDLPEEGIWQGGSSSSSLSVESSVGEWLQRLGLERYEEGLLHNGWDDLEFLSDITEEDLEEAGVLDPAHKKILLESLKQQQQQQQQK